One genomic segment of Colias croceus chromosome 16, ilColCroc2.1 includes these proteins:
- the LOC123698378 gene encoding aldehyde dehydrogenase, mitochondrial, with product MFRNINKVLKLQQAQFATATAPAPHTSPDILYTGLFINNEWVKSADGKTFQTINPANEQVIAEVQQAGKADVDNAVQAAKDAFKLNSPWRTMDASHRGYLINKLADLVERDRTYIASLETLDNGKPYLAAYYGDINSVIKNLRYYAGWADKNHGKVLPTDGKYFAYTRHEPVGVCGQIIPWNFPLLMASWKLGPALATGNTLILKPAEQTPLTALYLAQLVKEAGFPPGAVNVLPGMGDAGAALVDHPDVDKIAFTGSTEVGKLIQRGAANNVKRITLELGGKSPNIVLADCDLPYAVEQAHMALFYNMGQCCCAGSRTFVEDKIYDKFVEMSAERAKRRVVGNPFDPKTEQGPQVDAEQHAKILSLIESGKKQGASLQVGGGAVSGGGYYVQPTVFSDVTDDMDIAKVEIFGPVQQIMKFSSLDEVLDRANNTEYGLAAAVFTKDLDKANYLIQGLRAGTVWVNDYNVFGNQVPFGGYKQSGLGRENGPYGLQNYTEVKSVIVRMTHKNS from the exons atgttTCGTAATATAAACAAAGTTCTAAAGCTTCAACAAGCTCAATTTGCGACCGCTACTGCGCCAGCGCCGCATACCAGCCccgatattttatatacagga CTATTCATAAACAATGAGTGGGTGAAATCAGCAGATGGCAAGACGTTCCAAACAATTAACCCAGCCAATGAGCAAGTAATTGCTGAAGTTCAGCAGGCTGGGAAAGCTGATGTTGATAATGCTGTTCAAGCGGCCAAGGATGCATTTAA ATTGAACTCCCCTTGGAGGACCATGGATGCGTCCCACCGAGGCTACCTCATCAACAAGTTGGCGGACCTGGTTGAGAGAGATAGAACTTATATAGCG AGTCTAGAAACCCTTGACAACGGTAAGCCCTATCTAGCGGCTTACTATGGCGATATAAATTCGGTGATCAAAAACCTGCGATACTACGCTGGTTGGGCTGACAAGAACCACGGTAAAGTACTGCCCACAGACGGAAAGTACTTTGCCTACACCCGCCATGAGCCTGTTG GGGTCTGTGGTCAAATCATACCATGGAACTTCCCGCTCCTGATGGCGTCATGGAAGCTTGGCCCAGCCTTGGCCACTGGCAACACTCTGATCTTGAAGCCAGCTGAACAGACTCCACTCACCGCATTGTATTTGGCGCAGCTGGTGAAG gaaGCAGGATTCCCACCGGGCGCGGTAAATGTGCTACCGGGCATGGGCGACGCGGGCGCAGCCCTAGTCGATCATCCCGATGTTGACAAGATAGCTTTTACAG GTTCAACAGAAGTGGGCAAGCTGATCCAGCGTGGTGCAGCCAATAACGTGAAGCGAATCACATTAGAGTTAGGTGGCAAGTCACCTAACATAGTGTTGGCTGATTGTGACCTACCGTACGCTGTGGAACAAGCGCACATGGCGCTGTTCTATAACATGGGCCAGTGTTGCTGTGCTG GATCCAGAACATTCGTAGAGGACAAGATCTACGACAAGTTCGTGGAGATGTCAGCTGAGAGGGCGAAGCGCCGTGTTGTGGGCAACCCCTTCGACCCTAAAACTGAACAAGGGCCGCag GTCGACGCAGAACAACACGCAAAAATCCTAAGTCTCATAGAGAGCGGTAAGAAACAGGGCGCTTCCCTTCAAGTGGGGGGCGGGGCGGTCAGCGGGGGGGGATACTATGTGCAGCCCACTGTGTTCAGTGACGTCACCGATGATATGGATATCGCTAAAGTTGAG ATCTTTGGTCCAGTACAACAGATCATGAAGTTCTCGAGCTTGGATGAGGTACTCGATCGCGCAAACAACACCGAATACGGTTTAGCCGCCGCTGTGTTCACTAAAGATTTGGACAAGGCCAACTATCTTATTCAG GGTCTCCGCGCAGGCACAGTGTGGGTGAACGATTACAACGTGTTCGGTAACCAGGTGCCCTTCGGTGGTTACAAGCAGAGCGGGCTCGGACGGGAAAATGGCCCTTATGGCTTACAGAACTATACCGAAGTTAAGTCGGTTATTGTACGCATGACTCATAAGAACTCGTAA